The following proteins are encoded in a genomic region of Desulfobacterales bacterium:
- a CDS encoding ABC transporter ATP-binding protein translates to MEGNSERKEACGNAAAAPSISFENICLSFNGSALFKNLNFEVEAGLCTCILGPSGCGKSTLLKLISGNPSLTYTGRIRFSGGKRQDHKAAWMAQNDLLMPWMRIIDNVLLGATLRAPGFKKNVSEALRKKAAALLIEAGLGGYEQAYPSALSGGMRQRVALLRTLMEDRQVLLMDEPFSALDALTRIRLQNLAAGMIKGATVLLVTHDPMEALRMGDRIHVMSGTPVQMGSVLHLPGNPPRDAGDPQTAGLYAGLLKRLMGEVS, encoded by the coding sequence ATGGAGGGCAATTCAGAGAGAAAAGAAGCCTGTGGGAATGCGGCAGCGGCACCGTCCATCTCCTTTGAAAATATTTGCCTCTCGTTTAACGGCAGCGCCCTCTTCAAAAACCTGAATTTCGAGGTGGAGGCAGGGCTTTGCACCTGTATTCTCGGGCCCAGCGGGTGCGGCAAATCGACCCTGCTGAAGCTGATCTCAGGCAATCCCTCACTGACATACACAGGCCGGATCCGATTTTCCGGGGGAAAGCGGCAGGATCACAAGGCGGCGTGGATGGCCCAGAATGACCTTCTGATGCCCTGGATGCGCATCATCGACAATGTATTGCTGGGAGCGACCTTAAGAGCACCCGGTTTTAAAAAAAACGTATCGGAGGCCTTGAGAAAAAAAGCGGCCGCACTTCTCATCGAAGCCGGCCTTGGCGGGTATGAGCAGGCGTACCCCTCGGCCCTGTCAGGCGGCATGCGCCAGAGGGTTGCGCTGTTAAGAACCCTGATGGAAGATCGCCAGGTCCTGCTGATGGATGAGCCGTTTTCGGCGCTCGATGCGCTCACCCGGATCCGGCTCCAGAACCTGGCCGCAGGCATGATCAAGGGCGCCACCGTTCTTCTGGTGACCCACGATCCCATGGAAGCGCTCCGGATGGGCGACCGGATCCATGTAATGTCGGGAACCCCTGTCCAGATGGGCAGCGTGCTCCATCTGCCGGGCAATCCGCCCCGTGATGCGGGTGATCCGCAAACCGCCGGGCTCTATGCCGGATTGCTCAAACGGTTGATGGGAGAAGTGTCGTGA
- a CDS encoding PAS domain-containing protein, producing the protein MNDDSETKQDLINSVPVPIFYKDARGVYTGCNPAFERFTGLGKNDIIGRTVYDIAPKHLADIYQQKDREFVHQYRYRFV; encoded by the coding sequence ATGAATGACGATTCTGAAACAAAGCAGGACCTGATCAATTCCGTCCCGGTCCCGATTTTTTATAAGGACGCACGGGGCGTTTATACCGGATGTAACCCCGCATTTGAGCGTTTTACCGGCCTTGGGAAAAATGACATTATCGGTCGGACCGTATATGACATAGCACCGAAACATCTGGCCGACATTTATCAGCAAAAGGATCGGGAATTTGTCCATCAGTATCGGTACCGTTTTGTATGA
- a CDS encoding DMT family transporter — protein MPERSVPSSMLAGYFFAIAATALWSGNFIVARGLNESIPPISLAFWRWVVAVVVFLPFAAKRLIDEWCTIREHLRYLSVTAFVGITLFNMFIFYAAHTTTAMNLSLIAISSPIFIVIFSRILFQELITFKKGAGIILVLAGVLLLISKGTLSILLDISFAIGDIWMLAASILFAVYSILVKQKPKQLSISAFQLATFILGLIFLFPFFIWEHATTPSVVFDTAIVASILYVGIFASLSAFVLWHRSICIIGPSKAGMIYYTLPVFSGISAYFFLNEAISMIHFYSVLLIVSGIVITNHEAKKVSVGVHP, from the coding sequence GTGCCAGAGAGATCAGTCCCGTCTTCCATGCTCGCCGGTTATTTTTTTGCGATCGCTGCAACCGCCCTCTGGTCGGGAAATTTTATTGTCGCCCGGGGCCTGAATGAAAGTATCCCTCCCATCAGTCTTGCTTTCTGGAGATGGGTGGTCGCTGTCGTTGTCTTTTTGCCGTTTGCCGCAAAACGCCTGATCGATGAATGGTGCACGATCCGAGAGCATTTGCGGTATCTGTCCGTCACCGCTTTTGTCGGCATTACACTTTTCAATATGTTCATCTTTTATGCCGCTCACACGACGACAGCGATGAATCTTTCCTTGATTGCGATCTCTTCTCCGATTTTTATCGTCATTTTTTCCAGAATATTATTTCAGGAATTGATCACCTTTAAAAAAGGCGCCGGTATCATCCTTGTGCTCGCCGGCGTTCTGCTGCTGATCAGCAAAGGGACTCTTTCCATCCTGCTGGATATTTCCTTCGCGATTGGCGATATCTGGATGCTCGCCGCATCGATTTTATTTGCCGTTTACAGCATTTTAGTAAAACAAAAGCCGAAACAGCTGAGTATTTCAGCGTTTCAGCTCGCTACATTTATTCTGGGGCTTATTTTTCTCTTCCCGTTTTTTATCTGGGAGCATGCAACGACGCCGTCTGTCGTTTTCGACACAGCAATCGTTGCCTCCATTCTTTACGTCGGAATTTTTGCATCCCTTTCCGCTTTTGTTTTATGGCATAGATCCATCTGCATCATCGGCCCCTCAAAAGCGGGGATGATTTATTACACACTGCCTGTCTTCAGCGGCATTTCAGCCTATTTCTTTTTGAATGAAGCAATCAGCATGATCCATTTTTACAGTGTGCTATTGATCGTTTCAGGCATCGTTATCACAAATCATGAAGCAAAGAAGGTCTCAGTGGGGGTTCATCCATAA
- a CDS encoding ABC transporter permease produces MNFKRMWVIFQARNREFFRDRSAFGWNLLFPFLIVVGFGIIFGGKDGSEFKVGIFPWNPAAVSIGQVDIPPAFKQTRYIKFIGFAALNEGLEKLRHHKIDFLIKAGDCPWQYWINDTSPNGYIAEKMFTAALAPDAIAAMAEKKQIQGAAIRYIDWLFPGILAMNMMFSALWGVGYVVVRYRKTGVLKRLKATPLTALEYLTAQMLSRIFVLMVTLIIVWIGCDAIFSFHVEGSYLNLLILFFLGGLSLTSVGLLLASRGTSEEFTSGILNFITWPMMFLSEVWFSMEGAPEWIKAFSQAFPLTHMLRAIRKIMNDGAGLMDVGVEMSALLVITAICLAAGAALFSWNK; encoded by the coding sequence ATGAACTTTAAGCGTATGTGGGTGATATTTCAGGCGCGGAACCGGGAATTTTTCCGGGATCGGTCTGCATTCGGCTGGAATCTGCTGTTTCCGTTTCTGATCGTGGTGGGCTTTGGCATCATTTTCGGCGGAAAGGATGGCAGTGAATTCAAAGTCGGCATTTTCCCCTGGAATCCGGCGGCTGTTTCCATCGGGCAGGTGGACATCCCGCCGGCGTTCAAACAGACGCGCTATATCAAGTTCATCGGATTTGCCGCCCTGAACGAAGGGCTTGAAAAACTCCGGCATCATAAAATTGATTTTCTCATCAAAGCCGGCGACTGCCCCTGGCAGTACTGGATCAACGACACCTCCCCGAACGGCTACATTGCGGAAAAGATGTTTACCGCCGCCCTGGCGCCGGACGCAATCGCCGCCATGGCCGAAAAAAAACAGATTCAGGGCGCGGCGATCCGCTACATCGACTGGCTGTTTCCGGGCATTTTAGCCATGAACATGATGTTCAGCGCACTCTGGGGCGTAGGCTATGTGGTGGTGCGTTACCGGAAAACCGGGGTGCTAAAGCGCCTCAAGGCTACCCCCCTGACCGCCCTTGAGTACCTGACCGCCCAGATGCTGTCACGCATTTTCGTGCTGATGGTAACACTGATCATCGTCTGGATCGGCTGCGATGCGATCTTCTCCTTTCACGTGGAAGGCTCGTACCTGAATCTGCTGATCCTGTTCTTTCTGGGTGGCCTGAGCCTTACGTCCGTTGGGCTGCTGCTGGCATCCCGGGGAACGAGCGAGGAATTTACCAGCGGCATTCTTAATTTTATCACCTGGCCCATGATGTTTCTTTCTGAAGTGTGGTTTTCCATGGAGGGCGCCCCGGAGTGGATCAAAGCCTTCTCGCAGGCATTTCCCCTGACCCACATGCTCCGGGCGATCCGGAAAATCATGAACGACGGCGCCGGTCTCATGGATGTCGGTGTTGAGATGAGCGCGCTGCTGGTGATCACCGCGATCTGCCTGGCTGCGGGAGCGGCCCTGTTTTCGTGGAATAAATAA
- the thiM gene encoding hydroxyethylthiazole kinase → MTYLAEKSAENLIRIRERKPLIHNITNFVVMNYTANVLLAMGASPVMAHAENEVEEMVSFAGALVLNIGTLTDSWVGAMIKAGKKATSMGTPVILDPVGSGATTLRTNAAKKIISETNVTVIRGNASEILSLRHETSRTKGVDSMHTVEDAFETATALATELETTLAITGPVDLITDGKRILKVSNGHPMMARVTGTGCAATAVIGAFSSVDDDPVSATATALSFFGLAGEKAGRSASAPGSFMIALLDALYTISPEELKNGCRISRD, encoded by the coding sequence CCCCTGATTCACAATATCACCAATTTTGTGGTCATGAACTACACCGCAAATGTTCTGCTGGCCATGGGCGCATCTCCGGTCATGGCCCATGCGGAGAACGAAGTTGAAGAAATGGTCTCGTTTGCAGGCGCTCTGGTTCTGAACATCGGGACCCTTACCGATTCGTGGGTGGGCGCCATGATCAAAGCCGGGAAAAAGGCGACATCCATGGGGACCCCCGTGATTCTTGATCCTGTCGGATCAGGCGCCACAACGCTTCGGACAAACGCCGCAAAAAAAATCATTTCCGAAACGAATGTGACGGTTATCCGGGGAAACGCATCTGAAATTCTGTCACTCCGCCATGAAACTTCGAGAACAAAAGGGGTTGATTCCATGCATACGGTTGAAGATGCCTTTGAAACCGCAACGGCTCTGGCAACGGAGCTTGAGACAACCCTTGCCATTACCGGCCCTGTGGATCTGATTACCGATGGAAAAAGGATTTTGAAGGTTTCCAACGGCCACCCGATGATGGCGAGGGTTACCGGTACCGGATGCGCTGCCACCGCGGTCATCGGAGCGTTTTCCTCAGTCGATGATGACCCGGTTTCAGCGACTGCCACAGCGCTTTCATTTTTCGGGCTTGCCGGAGAAAAGGCAGGCCGGAGCGCATCGGCGCCGGGCAGTTTTATGATTGCCCTGCTGGACGCGCTGTACACCATCAGCCCGGAGGAATTAAAAAACGGCTGCCGGATCAGCAGGGATTAA
- the thiD gene encoding bifunctional hydroxymethylpyrimidine kinase/phosphomethylpyrimidine kinase, with translation MTDNMTQKKYIRVLTIAGSDSGGGAGIQADLKTMSANGCYGMSVITALTAQNTMGVTGIHPVPVDFVKQQMEAVLTDIGTDAVKIGMLYSPELIETVAAQLKKFNVANIVLDPVMVAQSGDKLLRDDAIDAIKKYLLPMADIVTPNLPEASVLLGRKIRELNELEQAAKDLAKFGSRNILIKGGHLEDGTSDDLLYLGEDKRIILLKGKRVTTRNNHGTGCTLSSAIASFIAKGNDIEQAVWLAKTYITEAISAGAAYTIGHGHGPVHHFYKFS, from the coding sequence ATGACTGATAACATGACCCAAAAAAAATACATCAGGGTATTGACCATTGCCGGCTCTGACAGCGGTGGCGGGGCCGGTATTCAGGCCGATCTTAAAACCATGTCCGCCAATGGCTGCTACGGCATGAGTGTCATCACGGCACTGACCGCACAAAATACAATGGGAGTAACAGGCATCCACCCGGTTCCCGTGGATTTTGTCAAACAACAGATGGAGGCGGTCCTGACCGATATCGGAACCGATGCCGTCAAAATCGGCATGCTCTACTCTCCGGAATTGATCGAAACGGTTGCCGCTCAGCTGAAAAAATTCAATGTCGCCAATATCGTACTCGATCCTGTCATGGTTGCGCAAAGCGGGGATAAACTTCTCCGGGATGATGCCATCGATGCCATCAAAAAGTATCTTCTACCCATGGCGGACATCGTCACCCCCAATCTTCCCGAAGCATCCGTGCTCCTGGGACGAAAGATCCGGGAGCTGAATGAACTTGAGCAGGCCGCAAAGGACCTTGCAAAATTTGGCAGCAGAAACATCCTGATCAAGGGCGGGCATCTTGAAGACGGCACCAGCGACGATCTTCTCTATCTGGGCGAAGACAAGCGGATCATCCTGCTCAAGGGGAAAAGAGTAACGACCCGTAACAATCACGGCACCGGCTGCACCCTGTCTTCGGCCATCGCATCCTTTATCGCAAAAGGAAACGATATCGAGCAGGCCGTATGGCTGGCAAAAACGTACATCACAGAGGCCATCTCCGCCGGCGCCGCATATACCATCGGCCACGGCCACGGGCCTGTGCATCATTTTTACAAATTCAGCTGA
- a CDS encoding ABC transporter substrate-binding protein, whose amino-acid sequence MKHLFKTVVLTALMVIFGFFPSAMAGEKMTVLLDWFVNPDHAPLFVALEKGYFENQGLNVEIIAPSNPNDPPKLVAAGKADIAVSYQHQHQMQVDQGLPLTRIATLIATPLNALVVLEKSDIKTIADLKGKTVGYSVGGFETVLLKVMLEKEGLQLTDVNLVNVNFSLSPSLISKKTDAVVGAFRNFELNQMDIEKKPGRAFYVEEYGIPAYDELILVANTDKAKEKKFRKFVDALEQGVQFLINHPDESWDLFIRGRESLNDELNRRAWADTLPRFALRPGALDRHRYTRFARFLKDQGMIQKDAPPLDTWAVELE is encoded by the coding sequence ATGAAACACCTGTTTAAAACCGTGGTCCTCACGGCCCTTATGGTAATCTTTGGTTTCTTTCCGTCCGCAATGGCCGGTGAAAAAATGACCGTTCTGCTGGACTGGTTTGTAAACCCGGATCATGCACCCCTGTTTGTCGCCCTTGAGAAGGGATATTTCGAAAACCAGGGGCTGAATGTGGAGATCATCGCGCCCTCCAACCCCAATGATCCCCCCAAGCTGGTTGCCGCAGGCAAGGCAGACATTGCGGTATCGTATCAGCACCAGCACCAGATGCAGGTAGACCAGGGACTTCCCCTGACAAGAATTGCCACCCTGATCGCCACGCCGTTAAACGCCCTGGTGGTATTGGAAAAAAGTGATATCAAAACGATTGCCGATCTTAAAGGCAAAACCGTCGGCTACTCGGTGGGCGGATTTGAAACGGTGCTGCTCAAGGTCATGCTGGAAAAAGAAGGCCTGCAGCTGACCGATGTCAATCTGGTCAACGTGAATTTTTCCCTGTCGCCCTCGCTGATTTCAAAAAAAACCGATGCGGTGGTCGGCGCCTTCCGAAACTTTGAACTCAATCAGATGGACATCGAAAAAAAACCGGGAAGAGCGTTTTATGTGGAAGAGTACGGAATTCCCGCTTACGATGAATTGATTCTCGTCGCCAATACCGACAAAGCAAAGGAGAAAAAATTCCGAAAATTTGTAGATGCCCTGGAGCAGGGCGTTCAGTTTCTGATCAACCATCCCGACGAGAGCTGGGACCTGTTTATCCGGGGCAGAGAAAGCCTCAATGACGAACTCAACCGGCGCGCCTGGGCCGATACCCTGCCCCGGTTTGCACTTCGACCCGGTGCGCTGGACAGACACCGCTATACCCGGTTTGCCCGCTTTTTAAAAGACCAGGGCATGATCCAAAAAGATGCCCCGCCGCTTGACACCTGGGCGGTTGAGCTTGAGTAG
- a CDS encoding prenyltransferase — protein MNNLKAFFGPMKPSFLVLTPACVLLGLGTAVWRSSQSVSPGYFLLVLVGATCAHISVNAFNEYYDFKSGLDLVTQRTPFSGGSGALPQRPDMAGMAFITAWTSLAITALIGFYFVAVRGIALLPLGITGLVVVFTYTNWVTRHPLLCLIIPGLGFGPLMVVGTDFVLTGQYSFTAFVASLVPFFLVNDLLLLNQFPDLEADRSVGRKHLLVTTGKRKSAFIYIVMLVLAYVVIGLGVYTHQMPPASLIAFLTLGFALPVIKGVWQHAENPESLLPYLGMNVAINILTPVLIAAGMLIG, from the coding sequence ATGAACAATCTGAAAGCCTTTTTCGGGCCAATGAAACCTTCTTTTCTCGTTCTGACCCCTGCCTGCGTACTCCTGGGCCTGGGAACTGCTGTCTGGAGGTCATCCCAGTCTGTCAGCCCCGGTTATTTTCTTCTGGTATTGGTCGGGGCGACATGTGCTCATATCAGCGTCAATGCCTTCAACGAATATTATGATTTCAAGAGCGGTCTGGACCTTGTCACCCAAAGAACCCCTTTCAGCGGGGGAAGCGGCGCTTTGCCCCAGCGGCCTGACATGGCGGGAATGGCCTTTATTACCGCATGGACGAGCCTCGCAATTACCGCATTGATCGGATTTTACTTTGTGGCAGTCAGGGGAATTGCTCTGCTACCGCTGGGCATTACAGGTCTGGTGGTCGTTTTTACCTATACCAATTGGGTGACCCGCCATCCGCTGTTGTGCCTGATCATCCCCGGCCTCGGCTTCGGACCCCTGATGGTGGTGGGCACGGATTTTGTTCTGACCGGCCAATACTCCTTTACAGCCTTTGTCGCGTCTCTGGTTCCATTTTTTCTGGTCAATGATCTGCTGCTGCTCAACCAGTTTCCGGACCTGGAGGCGGACAGGAGCGTCGGCAGAAAACATCTGCTGGTTACCACGGGAAAGCGCAAAAGCGCCTTTATCTATATCGTTATGCTGGTTTTGGCGTACGTGGTGATCGGCCTTGGGGTATACACGCACCAGATGCCGCCGGCCAGCCTTATCGCATTTCTGACCTTAGGCTTTGCCTTACCGGTAATAAAGGGGGTCTGGCAACATGCCGAAAATCCCGAAAGCCTGCTGCCTTATCTGGGCATGAATGTTGCCATCAATATCCTGACGCCGGTGCTGATCGCAGCCGGCATGTTGATCGGATAA
- a CDS encoding lactate utilization protein encodes MKTYWKKRLEQCRKSLEGNNFGACIADNRTDAKRIVIEDILPEIKAKSAAWGDSMTLRATAVLDEIRCNTDMDLIETFDPNISREESIERRRKALLVDFFLTGSNAVTETGQLVNLDMIGNRVGGITFGPKHGVIFVGRNKIVSDIETAKRRIKAYAAPVNAIQHPGFKTPCMKTAFCTDCKSPDRICNTWAITEKSFPAGRITVVLINEGLGL; translated from the coding sequence ATGAAAACATATTGGAAAAAAAGGCTTGAACAATGCAGAAAATCTCTGGAAGGCAACAATTTCGGAGCCTGCATTGCCGATAACCGCACCGATGCAAAAAGGATTGTCATTGAAGATATTCTGCCGGAGATCAAGGCAAAAAGCGCTGCATGGGGCGATTCCATGACGCTTCGTGCCACAGCCGTTTTAGATGAAATCAGGTGCAATACGGATATGGATCTGATAGAAACGTTTGATCCGAATATCTCCCGTGAAGAAAGCATCGAACGCCGCAGAAAGGCCCTGCTGGTCGATTTTTTTCTGACGGGTTCCAATGCGGTTACCGAAACCGGCCAGCTGGTGAATCTGGATATGATCGGCAACCGGGTGGGGGGAATCACATTCGGCCCGAAGCATGGGGTCATTTTTGTCGGCCGGAACAAGATCGTTTCCGATATTGAGACCGCCAAGAGGCGGATAAAAGCTTACGCCGCGCCTGTCAATGCGATCCAGCATCCCGGATTTAAAACGCCGTGCATGAAAACGGCCTTCTGCACGGATTGCAAAAGTCCGGATCGTATCTGCAACACATGGGCCATTACCGAAAAGTCATTCCCCGCCGGACGGATCACCGTAGTGCTGATCAATGAAGGCCTGGGATTATGA
- a CDS encoding ABC transporter ATP-binding protein: protein MPPILEVRNIVKTYGSVTAVDGVSFAIEQGTCFGLLGPNGAGKTTTIEVIEDITPPTSGEILYKGMPRSASFREEVGIQFQHTALLNFLTVRETLETFHRLFHHTHDLEELIDLCHLRDIQKQDNDKISGGQRQRLMMALALVNKPELMFLDEPSTGLDPQARQNLWEIIQNIKAGGKTIILTTHYMEEAQVLCDDVAIMDHGKIIARGTPEALIRTYCGGATLIIPKQNITVPMSCESFNYRELRNTIEIQTSDINACIREILSLGIDLKGMIIRTPNLENVFLNLTGRKIRE from the coding sequence ATGCCCCCAATCCTGGAAGTCAGAAATATTGTCAAAACCTATGGCAGTGTTACCGCGGTGGACGGGGTGAGTTTTGCCATTGAGCAGGGCACCTGTTTCGGGCTTCTGGGGCCCAACGGGGCCGGGAAGACCACCACCATCGAGGTGATCGAAGATATCACCCCGCCAACCTCCGGCGAAATCCTCTACAAAGGCATGCCGCGGAGCGCATCGTTTCGGGAGGAAGTCGGCATCCAGTTTCAGCATACCGCGCTTCTGAACTTTCTGACCGTGCGCGAAACCCTGGAAACCTTTCACCGCCTGTTTCATCACACGCATGATCTGGAAGAACTGATTGATCTGTGCCACCTGAGAGATATCCAGAAACAGGACAACGACAAAATATCCGGCGGACAGCGGCAGCGGCTCATGATGGCGCTGGCGCTGGTCAACAAACCCGAACTCATGTTCCTGGATGAGCCTTCCACCGGGCTTGACCCGCAGGCCCGCCAGAACCTGTGGGAAATCATTCAAAATATCAAGGCCGGCGGCAAGACCATCATCCTGACGACTCACTACATGGAGGAGGCCCAGGTCCTGTGTGATGATGTCGCCATCATGGATCACGGGAAAATCATTGCCCGGGGGACCCCGGAAGCGCTGATCAGAACCTACTGCGGCGGCGCCACCCTGATTATTCCCAAGCAGAACATTACTGTTCCGATGAGCTGTGAATCCTTCAACTACCGGGAGCTTCGAAATACCATTGAAATCCAGACCAGTGATATCAACGCCTGCATCCGGGAAATCCTGAGCCTGGGGATCGATCTGAAGGGCATGATCATCCGAACGCCCAATCTGGAAAATGTGTTTTTGAACCTTACCGGGCGGAAGATCAGGGAGTAA
- the trpB gene encoding tryptophan synthase subunit beta: MTEEIRQYNVPDENGFFGKYGGKFLPPQLEKPFAEITEAYHNIENDATFIAELRYIRKHFQGRPTPVCHARTLSLKNGGAQIYLKREDLNHTGAHKLNHCMGEVLLAKYMGKKRVIAETGAGQHGVALATAAAYFGLECEIHMGEVDIAKQAPNVSRMKLLGAKVVPVTHGLRTLKEAVDSAFEAYLADYENSIYCIGSVVGPHPFPLMVRDFQHIVGIEAREQFHAMTGYLPDAVCACIGGGSNAIGIFSSFLNDPCELFGVEPLGRGEGVGENAATMSYGREGIIHGFKCYLLQNEDGSPAPVYSCASGLDYPGVGPEHCYLKDAGRVKYVTCSDDECKDVFFKLCRLEGIIPAIESAHAVAFALKKAREMKRGTILVNLSGRGDKDVDYVIENWGTGDPAEG, from the coding sequence ATGACTGAAGAGATCAGACAGTATAATGTTCCGGATGAAAACGGTTTTTTTGGAAAGTATGGCGGAAAATTTCTGCCGCCCCAGCTCGAAAAACCCTTCGCCGAGATTACGGAGGCCTACCACAATATTGAAAACGACGCCACCTTCATTGCCGAACTGCGTTATATCCGCAAGCATTTTCAGGGCCGGCCGACGCCGGTTTGTCACGCGCGGACCCTGTCTCTGAAGAACGGCGGGGCGCAGATCTATTTGAAGCGGGAGGATCTGAATCATACGGGCGCCCATAAACTCAATCATTGCATGGGTGAAGTTCTGCTTGCCAAATACATGGGTAAAAAACGGGTGATAGCCGAAACCGGTGCGGGTCAGCACGGCGTAGCCCTGGCCACGGCGGCTGCCTATTTCGGGCTGGAATGCGAAATACACATGGGCGAAGTCGACATTGCCAAGCAGGCGCCGAATGTCAGCCGCATGAAGTTGCTGGGGGCCAAAGTGGTGCCGGTGACCCACGGTCTCAGGACCCTGAAAGAGGCGGTCGACTCCGCGTTTGAAGCCTATCTTGCAGACTACGAGAACTCGATTTACTGCATTGGCTCGGTGGTGGGACCGCACCCGTTTCCGCTCATGGTGCGTGATTTTCAGCACATCGTGGGAATCGAGGCCCGTGAACAGTTTCACGCGATGACCGGGTATCTTCCCGATGCGGTGTGCGCCTGTATCGGTGGCGGCTCCAATGCCATCGGCATTTTTTCTTCATTTTTAAATGATCCCTGCGAGCTGTTTGGTGTAGAACCCCTGGGACGGGGCGAAGGCGTTGGAGAAAATGCGGCAACGATGAGCTATGGGCGCGAAGGCATTATTCATGGATTCAAATGCTACCTGCTGCAGAACGAAGACGGTTCTCCTGCACCGGTTTACTCGTGCGCCAGCGGCCTGGATTACCCGGGAGTAGGCCCTGAACACTGTTACCTGAAAGATGCCGGCCGGGTGAAGTATGTAACCTGCTCGGATGATGAATGCAAAGATGTCTTTTTCAAGCTTTGCCGTCTGGAGGGCATCATCCCCGCGATTGAGAGTGCGCATGCGGTTGCATTTGCGTTAAAAAAGGCACGCGAGATGAAGAGAGGCACGATTCTTGTCAACCTGAGCGGCCGCGGGGACAAGGATGTGGACTACGTTATCGAGAACTGGGGCACTGGCGATCCGGCTGAGGGCTGA
- a CDS encoding ABC transporter permease translates to MRITRPAILILSLVLAWQLLVAVTGVPHYILPGPVPVVKAIFGNFPTLLFHLKTTLTEMVAGLFIGTFLGTGFALTMIVSPHLKRWMLPVIVISQAIPVFALAPVLVLWIGYGMASKIAMAVLIIFFPVTASFYDGMQRTEADLLELARIMDATPLATLRHIVIPSALPAFASGLRVATAVAPIGAVIGEWVGSSSGLGFYMLHANARMQIDIMFAALTLLSVISLALYFSIDRFLDKLIFWETKKELTHETPV, encoded by the coding sequence GTGAGAATCACGCGCCCTGCCATACTGATTTTGAGCCTGGTTCTGGCATGGCAGCTGCTGGTTGCCGTCACCGGGGTTCCCCACTACATTCTTCCGGGTCCCGTGCCCGTTGTTAAAGCGATTTTCGGCAACTTTCCGACCCTTTTATTCCATTTAAAAACAACGCTGACGGAAATGGTTGCCGGGCTGTTTATCGGCACTTTCCTCGGCACTGGCTTTGCGCTGACCATGATCGTCTCCCCGCACCTGAAACGCTGGATGCTGCCGGTGATCGTGATCAGCCAGGCCATACCGGTGTTTGCGCTGGCCCCGGTTCTGGTATTGTGGATCGGATACGGCATGGCATCGAAAATCGCCATGGCGGTGCTGATTATTTTTTTCCCGGTGACCGCTTCATTTTACGACGGCATGCAGAGGACCGAAGCGGATCTGCTGGAACTTGCGCGGATTATGGATGCCACCCCGCTGGCCACCCTGCGCCACATCGTTATTCCATCGGCATTGCCTGCGTTTGCCTCGGGTCTTCGGGTGGCAACGGCCGTGGCCCCGATCGGCGCGGTGATAGGCGAGTGGGTCGGGTCCAGCTCAGGACTGGGATTTTACATGCTCCATGCCAACGCCCGCATGCAGATTGATATCATGTTTGCCGCATTAACGCTGCTGTCCGTGATATCGCTGGCCCTTTATTTTTCAATTGACCGTTTCCTGGACAAACTGATTTTCTGGGAAACCAAAAAGGAATTGACCCATGAAACACCTGTTTAA